One part of the Mariniblastus fucicola genome encodes these proteins:
- the tkt gene encoding transketolase, with product MTTSTIEIDQLAINTIRTLSMDAVQEANSGHPGTPMALAPLTYSLWAKFLNYDPANPNWMGRDRFVLSCGHASMLLYSVLHLAEVSKVDADGNPIDGPAISLEDIRNFRQLVSPCAGHPEFGYAAGIETTTGPLGQGLGNSVGMAIAGKWLAATYDKPGYELFGFDTYAVCSDGDVMEGIGCEAASLAGHLKLSNLCWVYDDNEITIEGRTDLAFSEDVAGRFESLGWSVITVEDANDLGALEAAYAKFKSTTDKPTLIIVKSIIGFGAPNKQDTSSAHGSPLGDEEIKLTKENYGWDYDKFTVPDGVLEHFRSTVGKRGSDSYAEWTEKFSAYKSEFPELATQLEQMQANELPEGWESSLPEFPADAKGMASRASSGKVLNSVCGSIPWMIGGSADLAGSNKSNNDAPGAGDFLASDYSGKNFHFGIREHAMAAASNGMSLCGLRPYCATFFVFTDYLRPSLRLSSIMHQPVLYIMTHDSIGLGEDGPTHQPVEHLAACRSIPGVLVMRPADANEVSACYRAALSDKKRPSVLVLSRQNLPTLEAASTTDAIKGAYVLQDCDGTPDAILMATGSEVQICVEAAEKLTAAGKKVRVVSVPCWELFDEQSAEYRESVLPAAVTNRVACEAGIKMGWEKYLGAEGSFVGMDSFGASGPFEELYEKFGITPDAVAKAAS from the coding sequence ATGACGACATCGACCATCGAAATCGACCAATTGGCCATCAACACCATCCGGACATTGTCCATGGACGCCGTTCAGGAAGCCAACAGCGGCCACCCCGGAACGCCGATGGCGCTGGCTCCGTTGACTTATTCTCTGTGGGCCAAATTTCTCAATTACGATCCGGCAAATCCGAACTGGATGGGCCGTGACCGTTTTGTCCTTTCTTGCGGCCATGCTTCGATGCTGCTGTACTCGGTTTTGCATTTGGCAGAAGTTTCCAAAGTTGACGCTGATGGCAACCCGATCGACGGTCCAGCGATTTCCCTGGAAGACATTCGCAATTTTCGCCAGCTGGTCAGCCCCTGTGCCGGTCACCCCGAGTTCGGCTACGCGGCCGGGATCGAGACCACAACTGGACCGCTTGGGCAGGGCCTTGGTAACAGTGTCGGAATGGCGATCGCAGGCAAATGGCTTGCGGCAACGTACGACAAACCTGGCTATGAGTTGTTCGGCTTCGATACGTACGCGGTTTGCAGCGACGGCGACGTCATGGAAGGCATCGGTTGCGAAGCCGCATCGCTGGCCGGTCACCTCAAGCTTTCGAATCTTTGCTGGGTTTACGACGACAATGAGATCACGATTGAAGGCCGCACCGATCTGGCGTTTAGCGAAGACGTTGCCGGACGTTTCGAAAGCCTCGGCTGGAGTGTGATCACGGTCGAAGACGCAAACGATTTGGGCGCTCTCGAAGCCGCCTACGCAAAGTTCAAATCGACAACGGACAAGCCGACGTTGATCATCGTCAAAAGCATCATCGGTTTCGGTGCTCCGAACAAACAGGACACGTCGAGTGCTCACGGTTCTCCGCTGGGCGACGAAGAGATCAAACTGACCAAAGAAAACTACGGCTGGGACTACGACAAGTTCACGGTTCCCGACGGCGTGCTGGAGCACTTCCGTTCGACCGTTGGCAAACGCGGCTCGGATTCTTACGCAGAGTGGACAGAGAAGTTTTCCGCTTACAAGTCCGAGTTTCCTGAACTTGCGACTCAGCTTGAGCAAATGCAGGCCAACGAGTTGCCGGAGGGCTGGGAGTCATCGCTTCCTGAATTCCCTGCCGATGCCAAAGGAATGGCTTCGCGTGCTTCGAGCGGCAAAGTTCTCAACTCCGTTTGCGGCAGCATTCCATGGATGATCGGCGGTTCTGCTGACCTCGCCGGTTCGAACAAATCCAACAATGATGCTCCGGGCGCGGGCGACTTTTTGGCCAGCGACTACAGCGGCAAGAACTTTCACTTCGGGATTCGCGAGCACGCGATGGCGGCGGCCAGCAACGGCATGTCGTTGTGCGGGCTTCGTCCGTACTGTGCCACGTTCTTCGTGTTCACCGATTACCTCCGCCCTTCCCTGCGACTCAGCAGCATCATGCACCAGCCTGTGCTGTACATCATGACGCACGATTCGATTGGACTGGGCGAAGATGGACCGACTCACCAGCCCGTCGAGCATTTGGCCGCTTGCCGCTCGATTCCAGGAGTCTTGGTAATGCGTCCCGCAGATGCGAATGAAGTTTCGGCTTGTTACCGAGCGGCGTTGTCGGACAAGAAACGTCCAAGCGTATTGGTTCTGTCGCGGCAGAATCTGCCAACCCTCGAAGCGGCAAGCACGACTGACGCGATCAAGGGAGCCTACGTTTTGCAGGACTGTGATGGAACTCCGGATGCGATCCTGATGGCAACCGGTAGCGAAGTTCAAATTTGCGTCGAAGCGGCCGAAAAACTAACGGCGGCGGGCAAGAAAGTTCGCGTTGTCAGCGTTCCATGTTGGGAGCTGTTCGACGAACAGTCGGCTGAGTATCGCGAGTCTGTGTTGCCGGCAGCGGTAACGAATCGTGTGGCTTGCGAAGCCGGCATCAAGATGGGCTGGGAAAAGTACCTTGGCGCTGAAGGAAGTTTCGTCGGCATGGATTCGTTTGGTGCTTCGGGGCCGTTCGAAGAGCTTTACGAAAAGTTCGGCATCACTCCAGACGCCGTCGCGAAAGCAGCGTCATAG
- a CDS encoding prenyltransferase/squalene oxidase repeat-containing protein: protein MSHRRNFNKMLLGGALAAATGLSTRHVIGGSAPDRKTSANEKSPAELMTPETNAAIDRGLNYLLRSQITTGRNRGAFAASGLQSGVATASLGGLALMCGGHAPGFGKFGKAIDNAAQFVMNNVQETGYISRRDLPSERMYGHGFSMLFLSQVYGMTKKAALGEKLRKCVELTSKTQNDDGGWRYEPVKSDADLSITVCQIMGLRGARDAGIDVSDEVRSKCIEYVKRSQNENGSFRYTLRGGHSTTAMTAAGVTSLYSAGIYEGELVEKALKRLLASKPRSSRGGHFFYTHYYAVQAMWHAGGDYWNTWYPAIRDVLVNDQADDGSWRSSEAGPQFGAAMASIILQMPLNYVPVFSP, encoded by the coding sequence ATGAGCCATCGAAGAAATTTTAACAAAATGTTGCTCGGCGGAGCACTGGCTGCTGCGACTGGACTTTCGACACGGCATGTGATCGGCGGATCAGCTCCAGATCGGAAAACCTCGGCAAACGAGAAATCTCCAGCCGAACTGATGACTCCCGAGACCAACGCCGCGATCGACCGCGGGTTGAACTACTTGCTGCGGTCGCAGATCACGACGGGACGAAATCGTGGCGCATTCGCGGCCAGCGGATTGCAGTCCGGGGTCGCAACGGCTTCGCTGGGCGGATTGGCGTTGATGTGTGGCGGCCACGCTCCCGGTTTTGGAAAGTTTGGCAAAGCGATCGACAACGCGGCCCAGTTTGTAATGAACAATGTCCAGGAAACTGGATACATTTCGCGTCGCGATTTGCCCAGCGAAAGAATGTACGGTCACGGATTCAGCATGTTGTTCCTGTCGCAGGTTTACGGAATGACAAAGAAGGCCGCGCTTGGGGAAAAGCTTCGCAAGTGCGTCGAGCTAACTTCAAAGACGCAAAACGACGACGGCGGTTGGCGATACGAGCCAGTGAAAAGTGACGCTGACCTTTCGATCACGGTCTGTCAAATCATGGGCTTGCGCGGTGCCCGCGACGCAGGCATCGACGTTTCAGATGAAGTTCGATCGAAGTGTATCGAGTACGTCAAACGCAGCCAAAACGAAAACGGTAGCTTTCGTTACACGCTTCGCGGCGGCCATTCGACGACGGCGATGACGGCCGCCGGAGTAACTTCGCTTTACAGCGCCGGAATTTATGAAGGCGAACTGGTCGAGAAAGCGCTCAAGCGACTTCTCGCGTCGAAGCCACGTTCGTCTCGCGGCGGTCACTTTTTCTATACGCACTACTACGCCGTTCAGGCCATGTGGCATGCGGGCGGCGACTACTGGAATACCTGGTACCCGGCGATTCGAGACGTATTGGTCAACGATCAGGCTGACGATGGCTCGTGGAGATCGAGCGAAGCAGGTCCGCAATTTGGCGCGGCGATGGCGAGCATCATCTTGCAGATGCCGTTGAACTACGTGCCAGTGTTCTCGCCATAA
- a CDS encoding glycosyltransferase produces MRILILTVGTRGDVQPYVALAMGLIAAGHDVSICTCQIFESFVTSRGVGYLPLNDDIRDFMESEDGRRAMETTTNLFSAIRAGIRLMPKLKGMMNRQVNEMWAAAESFQPDLILFHKKAIGAEDFAEKLGCRCALAFYLPMYVPTRETPAFGFPRLPLGGWYNRLTYRVIEFVTRLSGGKFVKRWRQEQGMSKKRTPYFKHADGTPIASLQAYSPSVIPEPGDWPQHATVTGYWFLDAKEEFEPANELVQFLKNGPRPIYVGFGSIFGLDPRAKTERVIEGIRQSGCRAILAAGWGGLDLKSFDLPDTMLAIDSAPHDWLFPRVAAVVHHGGCGTTAAGLRAGCPTIICPFFGDQPFWGRIVHELRVGPKPIMQRKLTPENLAAAIRSTLESKSIRANAAALGEKIRNETGVDNAVNFINRHFQSVVLSREK; encoded by the coding sequence ATGCGGATCCTGATCCTAACCGTCGGAACTCGCGGTGATGTCCAGCCATATGTGGCGTTGGCGATGGGGCTGATCGCGGCCGGGCATGACGTCAGCATTTGCACCTGTCAGATTTTTGAATCGTTCGTTACGTCGCGCGGGGTCGGCTATTTGCCCCTGAACGATGACATTCGGGACTTCATGGAGTCCGAGGACGGTCGGCGTGCGATGGAAACGACGACCAATCTTTTCAGTGCGATCCGTGCCGGCATTCGTTTGATGCCGAAACTGAAAGGGATGATGAATCGGCAAGTCAACGAAATGTGGGCCGCCGCGGAATCCTTTCAGCCCGATCTGATTCTGTTTCACAAAAAAGCGATAGGAGCCGAGGACTTCGCCGAGAAACTTGGCTGTCGCTGTGCACTCGCGTTTTATCTTCCGATGTATGTTCCGACCCGCGAGACGCCTGCGTTTGGATTTCCGCGGCTTCCGCTAGGCGGCTGGTACAACCGGCTGACCTATCGAGTCATCGAGTTCGTGACCCGGTTGAGCGGCGGTAAGTTCGTCAAGCGATGGCGACAAGAGCAGGGCATGTCAAAGAAGCGCACGCCGTACTTCAAGCATGCCGACGGAACGCCGATCGCATCGCTGCAAGCCTACAGTCCGTCCGTGATTCCCGAGCCCGGCGATTGGCCCCAGCACGCGACCGTGACAGGTTATTGGTTTTTGGATGCGAAAGAAGAATTCGAGCCAGCGAATGAGTTGGTACAGTTTCTCAAAAACGGCCCGCGTCCGATTTATGTTGGATTCGGAAGCATCTTTGGCCTGGATCCACGAGCGAAAACAGAGCGCGTGATTGAAGGAATCCGCCAATCAGGATGCCGCGCGATTCTGGCCGCGGGTTGGGGAGGACTGGATCTCAAATCTTTCGATCTGCCCGACACAATGTTGGCGATTGATTCCGCTCCGCACGACTGGCTGTTCCCCCGAGTCGCCGCGGTGGTGCATCATGGAGGTTGCGGCACGACCGCTGCCGGACTTCGCGCGGGTTGTCCGACGATCATCTGTCCATTTTTTGGCGACCAACCATTTTGGGGCCGCATTGTGCATGAACTGAGAGTCGGTCCGAAACCGATCATGCAACGAAAACTGACGCCCGAAAATTTGGCCGCCGCCATCCGGTCGACACTCGAAAGCAAATCCATTCGCGCAAACGCGGCCGCGCTCGGAGAGAAGATCCGCAACGAAACTGGTGTCGACAACGCCGTGAACTTCATCAATCGCCATTTCCAGTCAGTTGTGCTGAGCCGTGAAAAATGA
- a CDS encoding magnesium chelatase — translation MANANERPNNLQSLIDSGWQSKSVKQEIQDNFVRMLAAGEELYPGILGYDYTVIPEINIALLSNHDMLYLGEKGQAKSRLMRGMIRFLDPFVPYLDIDSPFHEDPLDPISSTAKTLVANTPPSEIPIKWWDREDRYAERLAPGTKFADIIGEIDPAKLAGGVSMSSEDALHFGLIPRMHRGIFAINELPELDELVQVGLFNILEERDVQVRGFPVRFDIDVLILFSANPSTYNRSGKVIPQLKDRIGSLIQTHYPEDRAVGIEIMEQESEIVLDGDFPVAVPYFMKEICEQITVQARKSKYIDQQSGVSARFSLANYRTMVASARQRGIVLGEKPAVPRISDLGHLYTSSLGKLELDLMGSHQMSERQVLDNIIAEAINVVFTEYVTEHGLEDISEIFGKGVRIEVGDMIPSSQYADRLKQVPPAWEKAFEVNASSDEAVRASCVEFVLAGLYSVDKISRLQDHGQSTYET, via the coding sequence ATGGCGAACGCCAACGAACGACCCAACAATTTACAATCGCTGATCGATAGCGGATGGCAATCGAAATCGGTCAAACAGGAAATCCAGGACAACTTCGTCCGCATGCTGGCCGCCGGGGAAGAATTGTATCCCGGAATTCTGGGCTATGACTATACGGTGATTCCCGAGATCAACATTGCGCTACTCTCGAACCATGACATGCTGTATCTGGGCGAGAAAGGCCAGGCGAAAAGCCGTCTGATGCGTGGCATGATTCGTTTTCTCGATCCGTTTGTGCCCTACCTCGATATCGACTCGCCGTTCCACGAAGATCCGCTCGATCCGATTTCTTCGACGGCGAAAACGCTGGTCGCGAACACGCCGCCTTCCGAGATTCCCATCAAGTGGTGGGATCGCGAAGACCGCTATGCAGAGCGACTGGCTCCTGGCACAAAGTTCGCCGACATCATTGGGGAAATCGATCCGGCAAAGCTCGCCGGCGGCGTGAGTATGTCTTCCGAAGACGCGTTGCATTTTGGTTTGATCCCGCGAATGCATCGAGGTATCTTTGCGATCAACGAACTGCCGGAACTCGATGAACTGGTGCAAGTCGGCCTGTTCAATATCCTTGAGGAACGCGACGTTCAGGTTCGCGGCTTTCCCGTTCGCTTCGACATTGACGTCTTGATTCTCTTCTCGGCCAACCCGTCAACCTACAACCGCAGCGGCAAAGTGATTCCGCAACTGAAAGACCGTATCGGTAGCTTGATTCAGACCCACTACCCGGAAGATCGCGCGGTCGGAATCGAAATCATGGAGCAGGAATCCGAGATCGTCCTCGACGGAGACTTTCCTGTTGCGGTTCCGTACTTCATGAAAGAAATTTGCGAACAGATCACGGTTCAGGCTCGCAAGTCAAAATACATCGACCAGCAGAGCGGCGTGAGCGCTCGCTTTAGCCTTGCGAACTATCGAACAATGGTCGCCAGCGCACGGCAACGCGGAATCGTGCTGGGTGAGAAGCCTGCCGTGCCGCGGATTAGTGACCTTGGGCATCTATACACATCGTCGCTTGGCAAACTGGAACTGGATTTGATGGGAAGCCATCAAATGTCCGAGCGTCAGGTGTTGGATAACATTATCGCGGAAGCCATCAATGTCGTGTTTACGGAGTACGTGACCGAACATGGTCTCGAAGATATCTCCGAAATTTTTGGCAAAGGTGTGCGGATCGAAGTGGGCGACATGATCCCGTCGTCGCAGTATGCCGACCGGTTGAAGCAGGTTCCGCCAGCGTGGGAGAAGGCTTTCGAAGTCAACGCGTCGTCCGACGAAGCGGTCCGCGCGTCCTGCGTTGAGTTCGTGCTTGCCGGACTCTACTCGGTCGACAAAATCTCACGCTTACAAGACCACGGTCAGTCGACGTACGAAACGTAG
- a CDS encoding HAD family hydrolase, with translation MTSDIKFIFFDMGKVLLEFDHQRLIDQVAALAKKPGDEVEQILFQSPHDLENRFERGELNGDQFHRAFCEVADCEVGKDDLMLAVADIFWLNTSIVHVLTQLSYVNFPMAILSNTCEAHWDFAVRHFAAVGQMFRQRVLSYEEKSMKPDGKIYQAAIALAKEITGCEPGEIFFTDDRQENVDAARQAGMHAELYVSTRELAEQLRQRGVPVTG, from the coding sequence ATGACATCCGATATCAAATTTATTTTCTTCGACATGGGCAAAGTGCTGTTGGAGTTTGACCATCAGCGGTTGATCGATCAAGTCGCGGCGCTGGCAAAAAAGCCTGGCGATGAAGTCGAGCAAATTCTGTTTCAGTCGCCACACGATCTGGAGAACCGTTTTGAACGCGGTGAGCTTAACGGGGACCAGTTCCATCGTGCTTTTTGTGAAGTCGCCGATTGCGAAGTCGGCAAAGATGACTTGATGCTGGCCGTTGCCGATATTTTTTGGCTAAACACCTCGATCGTTCACGTGCTGACTCAGTTGAGCTACGTCAATTTTCCGATGGCGATTCTTTCAAATACTTGTGAAGCTCATTGGGATTTCGCCGTGCGACACTTTGCTGCCGTCGGGCAAATGTTCCGCCAGCGGGTGCTCAGCTACGAAGAAAAAAGTATGAAGCCGGATGGGAAAATCTATCAGGCGGCGATTGCGCTGGCGAAGGAGATCACCGGATGTGAACCAGGTGAGATCTTCTTCACCGATGATCGACAGGAAAATGTTGATGCAGCCCGTCAGGCCGGAATGCATGCCGAGCTATACGTTTCGACTCGTGAGTTGGCCGAGCAATTGAGGCAACGCGGCGTGCCAGTGACGGGGTGA
- a CDS encoding HD domain-containing protein, translating into MPVVSGSGLPSPFSYPRSTDHLVKQAKILVIDDDEPTTEVIRKYLQSSDFHNIKTLNDSKQAIGVIHQYEPDLVLLDLMMPVSGAYILSQIRSDREICNTPVLALTSAASEETRTKLLNLGANDFLNKPIVANELFARVRNTLSSKVAYDELKQQSEQLKQDVLRDTLTNTANRRAFDFELNRKMLEWSRQRTHFALLIIDIDHFKKINDTFGHQPGDKALKFIAETISSKTREIDLVCRIGGEEFAVIMPVSNKLESTRAAERIRREVESQPIVMKGQKVYLTISIGVTNTLKGDDSSLIFRRGDAALYGSKQNGRNCSTFHDGSGCIAVENVTKERTPRQVHITETPEPLNVTSSKVMIIDDEPSTAIVVKKYLKTAGFERLLVETDSTKAVDRIVKERPDILLLDIHMPEVSGMEILEQIRKIEATASTPVVFLTSSTDPELRVKALNLGANDFLNKPVVVSELVARVRNTLLAKAHVDLLAGYSAQLEQQVEARTAELIASRREAIQCLARAAELRDDITGKHVIRVGRYAAIIARELGFTPQQVIDLEHAAQLHDVGKIGIPDAILNKPQNLTHSEFEMMKNHCRTGSRIISGEKLDENKSLNQVRNIVDECSSPVMRLAALVAETHHEKWDGSGYPHGLAGEDIPMEGRITAICDVFDAISTKRPYKEAYPVEKCFQILLEGSGKHFDPAVVDAFFRRRSDILEAFEELSD; encoded by the coding sequence ATGCCCGTTGTCTCCGGCAGCGGTCTGCCGTCGCCGTTTTCGTACCCTCGCTCAACCGATCATCTGGTAAAGCAGGCGAAGATTCTGGTCATTGATGACGACGAGCCAACAACCGAGGTGATTCGAAAGTACCTGCAGTCCAGCGATTTTCACAATATCAAAACGTTGAATGATTCGAAGCAGGCCATTGGTGTGATACACCAATACGAACCGGATCTGGTGTTGCTGGATTTGATGATGCCAGTCAGCGGTGCGTATATTCTCAGCCAGATTCGCAGCGATCGCGAGATTTGCAACACTCCCGTCCTGGCACTGACTTCGGCGGCAAGCGAAGAGACGCGCACGAAACTGTTGAATCTTGGTGCCAACGATTTTCTCAATAAGCCAATCGTTGCAAACGAGTTGTTCGCTCGCGTCCGCAACACGCTTTCCTCCAAGGTTGCCTACGACGAACTCAAACAGCAGTCGGAGCAACTGAAACAGGACGTCCTTCGGGATACGCTGACCAACACAGCGAATCGCCGCGCTTTCGATTTTGAGCTGAATCGAAAGATGCTGGAATGGTCACGGCAACGAACTCATTTCGCCCTGTTGATCATTGATATCGATCACTTCAAAAAAATTAACGACACGTTTGGTCACCAGCCCGGCGACAAAGCATTGAAGTTCATCGCCGAGACAATCAGCAGCAAAACACGCGAGATTGATCTGGTTTGTCGCATCGGCGGCGAAGAGTTTGCGGTGATCATGCCCGTCAGCAACAAGCTGGAATCGACGCGAGCAGCGGAGCGCATTCGACGCGAGGTAGAATCGCAACCCATCGTGATGAAGGGGCAGAAAGTCTATCTCACGATCAGCATCGGCGTCACCAATACGCTCAAGGGCGACGATTCTTCGTTGATTTTCCGACGTGGTGATGCGGCACTGTACGGCAGCAAGCAGAATGGCAGAAACTGCTCGACGTTTCACGATGGATCAGGCTGCATCGCGGTTGAAAACGTCACCAAAGAACGAACTCCGCGACAGGTCCACATCACCGAAACGCCAGAACCGCTCAACGTGACGTCGTCGAAAGTCATGATCATCGACGACGAACCTTCCACGGCAATTGTCGTCAAGAAGTATCTGAAAACTGCCGGTTTCGAACGTCTGCTGGTGGAGACAGACTCCACGAAAGCGGTCGATAGAATCGTCAAAGAGAGACCGGATATTCTGCTGCTGGATATTCATATGCCAGAAGTTTCGGGCATGGAAATCCTTGAGCAAATCCGCAAAATCGAAGCCACAGCTTCAACTCCTGTCGTGTTTTTGACTTCGTCAACAGACCCTGAGCTTCGCGTTAAAGCGCTGAACCTTGGAGCCAACGACTTCCTCAACAAACCGGTTGTCGTCAGCGAATTGGTGGCTCGTGTCAGAAACACGCTGTTGGCCAAAGCACACGTCGATCTGTTGGCTGGTTATTCGGCTCAACTGGAGCAGCAGGTCGAAGCACGGACGGCGGAGTTGATCGCGTCTCGCCGCGAAGCGATCCAATGTCTGGCTCGCGCGGCCGAACTCCGTGACGACATCACTGGAAAGCATGTTATCCGTGTGGGTCGTTACGCGGCAATCATTGCACGTGAACTTGGGTTCACACCGCAACAGGTCATCGATCTTGAGCACGCCGCTCAACTGCATGACGTGGGCAAGATCGGTATCCCGGACGCGATTTTGAACAAGCCTCAGAATCTGACGCACAGCGAGTTCGAGATGATGAAGAATCATTGTCGCACAGGCAGCAGAATCATCAGTGGCGAGAAACTCGACGAGAACAAATCACTCAATCAGGTTCGCAACATCGTGGACGAGTGCAGTTCACCGGTAATGCGTTTGGCCGCGTTGGTTGCCGAAACCCATCACGAAAAGTGGGACGGTTCCGGGTACCCACACGGTTTGGCCGGAGAAGACATTCCAATGGAAGGCCGAATTACAGCGATCTGCGACGTGTTCGATGCCATCAGCACAAAACGGCCTTACAAGGAAGCGTATCCTGTCGAGAAGTGCTTCCAAATTTTGCTCGAAGGCAGCGGCAAGCATTTTGATCCGGCTGTCGTTGACGCTTTCTTCCGTCGTCGCAGCGACATTCTGGAAGCCTTCGAAGAGCTCTCGGACTAA